In the genome of Natronorubrum daqingense, the window TCATTCCCGGGCTCCACGCGAACAATTTCGCCCTCTTGCTCGCCGGCGTCGCGGCGTCTGTTCCCGGGGATCCGCTATTCGTCGGCTGTGCGATGCTCGCTGCGGGCGTCGTTCACACGTTCCTCAATGCTGTCCCCGCGATGGCACTGGGCGTCCCCGACGCTGAGATGGCCGTAACGACGCTGCCGGCACACAGAATGGTCCAGGAGGGACGGGGATACGAGGCGATCAGACTCTCCGCACTCGGGAGCATCCTCGCCGTCCTGGCCGCGATTCCGCTGGCGCTGCCGATCACGTGGGGCGTAACGGCCGCATATCCGACGATTCGTGACAACCTTCCCCTCTTACTCGCGATGGTCGTCGTCGCGCTGATCGCCTCGGAGTTCACGCGACGCGCTCGAGTCGGTGCACTCCTCTCGTTCGTCCTCGCGACCGTATTGGGACTGTACACGCTCGACCTCTCGCCGGACGCTCCACTCGAGGGTGGCGGCATGCTCGCCCCAATCTTCGCCGGCCTCTTCGGTGCGCCGGTGTTGATCGATGCGATCCGCGGTGGCGGCGTTCCGCCACAGCGCGAGCGAGCGATCGCCATGCCGGGATGGCTCGTCGCCGTGACTGCGCTCGCGGGCGCGCTCGCCGGTGCCGTCGTCGGCTACATTCCGGGAATTTCGGCGGCAATTGCCGCGGTGGCCGTCCTGCTGTTCGTTCCTGGCCGCTCCGGGGACCGAGGCTACATCGTCGCGACGAGCGGCGTCGATACCGCGAACACGATCTTCGCCCTGTTCGCGCTGGTCGCCATCGGCCAGCCACGAACGGGCGTGATGGTCGCCTTCGAGAACGCGAACGCACCGCTCGAGCTCCCGATCTTGCTCGTGGGAGTCGTGCTCGCCGGATTGATCGGCTTCGTGCTCGTGATCGTCGTCGGCGACGTCTATCTCGAGTTCGTCGGCCAACTGGCCTACTGGAAAATTTCCGTCGTCGTGCTCGGGCTCCTGTGTGTTCTCTCGTTTCTGTTCGCCGGTTTCTTCGGAGTCGTCGTTTTCGTCGTCGCGGCCGCCATCGGGATGGTCCCGGTTCGGTTTCAGGCGCGTCGCGTCCACCTGATGGGCGTCCTGATCGGCCCGTTGATGCTCGCCGGCTGAATCGACTACCTCCTCGAGCGGTCTTCGGTGTCGTTCGAATCCCGGGTGCGTGCGGCGTCGCGTGCAGCGACGACCGTCTCGACTCGCTCGCGAGAGACGGGGTTCGTCGTTTCTGCTTGCTCTTTGAGTGCCGTGCCGACGATGACGCCGTCCGCACCGGCTTCGAGGCAGTCGCCGACCGTTTCAGGGGTCACGCCGCTGCCGACGAAGACGGGCGTTCGAGGGTCGGAATCGGCGTCGCCGTCGGTTGCGGACTCCGAAAGCGTCTCCGCTACCTGCTCGACGTCCTCGAGTGCCGTTTCGACGCCGGTTCCAGCCCCGGAAACGACGACGCCGTCGGCCATGCCACGTTCCGCTGTCTCGAGTGCGGCCCGTTCGATGTCGGTCTCGCCAACTGGCGATGCGTGTTTGACGTGCACGTCGGCGAGGATTGCGACGTCGGCGTCGATGCGGTCGCGAAGCCTGAGCGTGTCGTGTGCTCGTCCCTCGAGGATCCCCTGATCAGTCGCTGCCGCGCCGACGTGGACGTTCACGCGGACGAAGTCGGCCCCGGCGGCAGCAGCGACTGAAAGCGCCGCGTCCGCGTCGTTTCGGAGCACGTTCACGCCGACTGGGATGTCGAGTTCGGTCGTCAGTTCGGTCGCCATCGCGCTCAACTCCGCGACGACGTGTTTCGGGACGTCCGCGGGATAAAACGGTGCATCGCCGAAGTTCTCGACGATGACCCCGTCGACGCCGCCGGCCTCGAGTCGGCGTGCATCCTCGAGCGCTCGGGTACGAATGTTCTCGCGGGAACCCGCGAACGCTGGTGCGCCGGGAAGTGCCTGAAGATGTACCATCCCGACGACGGGTGCCCCGGCGTCGAACCTGTCGAGTAACGGTGTCGGCATAGTTCGGCTGTGGACTCGAGTGAGATAAGTCGGTGTGGATTCCGTCGACACGTTCCGGTGGGACGGGTCGGTGGTCGGCCGGTTCGCTCGTCGCCGATCCGGCAAGGACGCCCTCGTCCGGGGACGTTTTCTCTCCGCCGTTAGAAGGAGCGGGCGATGTCTACTCTATTGGATTCGCTGTCGATGCGTGATCTCGAGGTGCCGAATCGGATCGCCGTCTCGCCGATGTGTCAGTACTCCTGTGAGGCTGACGGCATGCCGACCGAATGGCACCACGTCCATCTGGGCAGTCGCGCCGTCGGCGGTGCCGGTATCGTCATGACCGAGGCGACGGCCGTCGAACCTCGAGGTCGTATTACGCCGGGCGATCTCGGAATCTGGAGCGACGAACACGCTGTGGCCCTGGCGAAGACCACGCGATTCATCCGCGAGCAAGGTGGGGTCCCGGCGATCCAACTCGCCCACGCGGGCCACAAGGCGAGTAAGTGTCGCCCGTGGGACGGCAACGTTCCGATCGATCCCGACGACGGCGGCTGGGAGGTGCTCTCTCCGTCGCCAGACGCGTACCCACCGTTCGAGGGGGAGAAGCCGGCGATTCGAAAGGCGACGGTCGACGATATTCAGGACGTGATCGACGCCTACGGCGCCGCCGCCGAGCGCTCGCTCGAGGCCGGATTCGAGATCGCGGAAGTACACGCGGCTCACGGCTACTTACTCCACGAGTTCCTCTCACCCGTCACGAACCGGCGCGAAGACGACTACGGCGGAAGCTTCGAGAACCGAACGCGCCTCCTCCGCGAGGTCGTCTCGGCCGTCCGCGACGTTTGGCCCGAGGAGAAGCCGGTGTTCGTTAGAATTTCGGGCACCGACTGGCTCGAGAACCAACCGTCGTGGGACATCGAGCAGTCCGTCCGACTCGCGGACGACCTCGAGTCGCTCGGCGTCGATCTGGTCGACGTCAGTTCGGGAGGACTCCACCCCGAACAGGACGCGTCGGGCGGACCGAACTTCCAGGTCCCGCTGGCCGAAGCGATCGGCGCGGAGACCGACGTCGCCGTCGGAGCCGTCGGCGGCGTCACCGAGCCGGAGCAAGCGGACGCGCTCGTTCGAAACGACCGTGCCGACCTCGTGCTCGTCGGCCGGGAGTTCCTGCGCGACCCGTACTTCGGCGTTCACGCGGCCAGCGCGCTCGAGGAGGACGCGTCCTCGCGCTGGCCCGTGCAGTATCGACGCGCCGTCCGGTAGGCTCGCGGTGGGACCCCGGCAGAGACGGCCGCGACGGCTGGGTCGACGGGGCCGGCTTGATTCCGGACCGAACCCACTCCCACGCCGTGGGAATCGTCTGGACTAGTCAATATTCGTCGATCGATACACACGAGCAGGAATCCATGGCCGACTACACGAGACGAACGATCCTGGGGGTAACGGGTGCATCGGTGGCAGCAGTCGCCACAGCGGGCTGTCTGGGAAGCGACGACGCCGAAGCGTTCGAAATCGATCCCGAGACGACGATCGTGATCGAGGGGTACAACTCCCACTGGGAAGGCGTCGAACCGGAGGAGATCGAGGGATCGGAGAATCCGACGTTCGTCCTCGAGGAGGACGCGCACTACGAAATCGAGTGGATCAACGGCGACGGCATGGAACACGACCTTCAACTCTGGGACGACGGCGACGCTATCGTCGACGATCTGGCAACGGACACGATGGCCGACGAAGGCGAGCGAGATTCACTCGAGTTTACCGCGACGGCGGCGCTCTCGTCTTACGTGTGCTCGCTTCACGCCCGTCGACAGATCGGCGAGTTCGTCGTCGAATAAGGTGGTGCAGACGCGACGGACTCCAGCGAGTCTTGTTCGGAAGTTAGTCGTCGGTCCACTTGATCGAACAGCCTTGAGAGGGTCGCCACTCGAGGTCGACGGCCTCTCCGGCGAGAATCGAATCGATCGCTTCGCGGACGTGAATCCGCGACGGCTCGTCCTCCGGGTTCAACGCGTCGTCGAGTCGACCCTGATAAGCCAGTTTGAAGTCGCCGTCCTCGCCCCGGCGGAAGAGGAACGGGTCGGGAGTGCAGACCGCGCCGTAGGACTTCGCGACCGATTGGTCCGCGTCTCGAAGGTACGCGTCGTACTCGATCTCGCCGGCGTCGACGTACTCGCGCATCGACTCGAGCGAGTCGTCGGGGTACTCCTCGGCGTCGTTCGGATTGATTCCGACGACCGAAACGTCGTCGTACTCGGCGGCGATGTCGTTGAGAAGGTCGAACTTCGCTTTCGCGTACGGACAGTGGTTACACGTGAAGACGATGAGCAGCGCTTCGGCGTCTTCGAAGGACTCGAGCGTGTACGTCTCGCCGTCTGACGCCTCGAGTTCGAAGTCGGGTGCCGTCTCGCCCGCTTTGAGGTCGGTGTCGGATTCTTCGAGTGCCATAGCTTTCAGTTACAGACAGTCGGTTGTAAATGTCGTGTTCGGTCCACAGCGGTGTTCCTGATGAGGCTCTCGCTCCACGCGGGAACCAGTCGTGAATCGTGTACGTCAGGACGGCTCACATATTTGTACCCCCCGCAACATCGGTAGTGTATGAAGACGCTCGAGGTCACCGACGAACAGTACGCAGTCATCCAGCACCTTCGTGAAGCGATCTCCGAGGAGGTCGTCGGAAAGTACGGCTTCGTCCGCGAACGCGACGCCGTCCAGTTCCTGATCGACAACATAGACGGCGAGGACGAACTCGAGATCGAACTCGAGGCAGACCTCGACTCTTCGGCGACCGACGACGTCGCCGCCTCGGTGGGGGCCGCAATCGAGGGCAAATCGACGCCGGAGGACCTCGAGGAAGTCTCCTATATCGAAGACGACGGCGACGGCGACGACGAGGGGTCGGACGAAGATGGTGCGGGCGACGCGGCTGACGAAGATGTCGATGAAGCAACCGACGGGGCTGGCGACGATGAGGACGAAAATGACAGCGAGGACGAGGTCGACGCCGAAGACGCGGACGGCGACGAAGACGACAGCGAAAGCGACTCGGGAGAAGCGAGTGCGAGCGGCGGATCGGCCGACGACGACGACATGCTCGACGAGATGATGAGCTTACTCGAGACCCACGACGACAAGTGGGAGGAATCTAGCTCGGCCGATTTCCGCTACAGCGTCGAACTGCCCGACGGCACGACGGAGGACGTCCAGACGAAAGACGACGTGCGAGCAATCCTGTTCAAGAACTATCGGTAATCGCGCCGGAGGAGGCAGTCGAACGGTGGCGGGTCACCCGTGGCTAGTGGGTGACACTTTTTGCGTTCCTCGCGTCTCGTCTACAGGCGCGACTCGAGTGAGGATTCACCGCGGGTGAGAGTCACCAGCAGCGTCGAATGCGTTTATGGGCGTCCTTGTGGAAGCCTCACGTGAGGGGAACCATGAGCCGAGCCTATCCATTCCAACAGGAGGAGGACATCACGTGCCCAGAGTGTGGCCGAGACGTGCCGATGCAGTCTCGAATCTGCCCACGGTGTGAGGCGTCGCTGCATTGATCGTCGGCCAAACCGTTCCCGTCAGTTTTTTCGAGCGAACAACGGTAGACCTTTACTCGCGCTCGCGCTTCGGAGAACTATGAGCGAACGCGAGGTACTCGAGTTGCTTCGTGAGAACGCGCGATACTCGAGCGCCGATAT includes:
- a CDS encoding BtpA/SgcQ family protein, translated to MPTPLLDRFDAGAPVVGMVHLQALPGAPAFAGSRENIRTRALEDARRLEAGGVDGVIVENFGDAPFYPADVPKHVVAELSAMATELTTELDIPVGVNVLRNDADAALSVAAAAGADFVRVNVHVGAAATDQGILEGRAHDTLRLRDRIDADVAILADVHVKHASPVGETDIERAALETAERGMADGVVVSGAGTGVETALEDVEQVAETLSESATDGDADSDPRTPVFVGSGVTPETVGDCLEAGADGVIVGTALKEQAETTNPVSRERVETVVAARDAARTRDSNDTEDRSRR
- a CDS encoding tripartite tricarboxylate transporter permease; its protein translation is MAVAPVEFVADPTFTLQLLSWTLGGAFLGSLSGLIPGLHANNFALLLAGVAASVPGDPLFVGCAMLAAGVVHTFLNAVPAMALGVPDAEMAVTTLPAHRMVQEGRGYEAIRLSALGSILAVLAAIPLALPITWGVTAAYPTIRDNLPLLLAMVVVALIASEFTRRARVGALLSFVLATVLGLYTLDLSPDAPLEGGGMLAPIFAGLFGAPVLIDAIRGGGVPPQRERAIAMPGWLVAVTALAGALAGAVVGYIPGISAAIAAVAVLLFVPGRSGDRGYIVATSGVDTANTIFALFALVAIGQPRTGVMVAFENANAPLELPILLVGVVLAGLIGFVLVIVVGDVYLEFVGQLAYWKISVVVLGLLCVLSFLFAGFFGVVVFVVAAAIGMVPVRFQARRVHLMGVLIGPLMLAG
- a CDS encoding NADH:flavin oxidoreductase/NADH oxidase gives rise to the protein MSTLLDSLSMRDLEVPNRIAVSPMCQYSCEADGMPTEWHHVHLGSRAVGGAGIVMTEATAVEPRGRITPGDLGIWSDEHAVALAKTTRFIREQGGVPAIQLAHAGHKASKCRPWDGNVPIDPDDGGWEVLSPSPDAYPPFEGEKPAIRKATVDDIQDVIDAYGAAAERSLEAGFEIAEVHAAHGYLLHEFLSPVTNRREDDYGGSFENRTRLLREVVSAVRDVWPEEKPVFVRISGTDWLENQPSWDIEQSVRLADDLESLGVDLVDVSSGGLHPEQDASGGPNFQVPLAEAIGAETDVAVGAVGGVTEPEQADALVRNDRADLVLVGREFLRDPYFGVHAASALEEDASSRWPVQYRRAVR
- a CDS encoding twin-arginine translocation signal domain-containing protein; the encoded protein is MADYTRRTILGVTGASVAAVATAGCLGSDDAEAFEIDPETTIVIEGYNSHWEGVEPEEIEGSENPTFVLEEDAHYEIEWINGDGMEHDLQLWDDGDAIVDDLATDTMADEGERDSLEFTATAALSSYVCSLHARRQIGEFVVE
- a CDS encoding thioredoxin family protein; this translates as MALEESDTDLKAGETAPDFELEASDGETYTLESFEDAEALLIVFTCNHCPYAKAKFDLLNDIAAEYDDVSVVGINPNDAEEYPDDSLESMREYVDAGEIEYDAYLRDADQSVAKSYGAVCTPDPFLFRRGEDGDFKLAYQGRLDDALNPEDEPSRIHVREAIDSILAGEAVDLEWRPSQGCSIKWTDD